The DNA segment GGCCAAAACCGAAACGTATGCCACCCCTTCGATGTATAACGTGAAGGCAAAATATACGGTGCTGCTATTTTGGGAATCGGATTGCGGCCATTGCAAGCGGGAGGTGAAGGAAATGAAAAACGTTTACGCTACTTATAAAGATAGTGGTATGATGGTGTACTCAGTAGAGGTGGGCTTGGATAAAGAAAAGTGGCAAAAATACAGTGCCGACGAGGGCATTACTTGGATAAACCTTCACCATAGCGACATAAGTAGCGATGTAAGAGCTGATTTTGATGTAAGAACAACCCCTGTTATTATAGTGTTGAATGAGAATAAAACCATTTTGTACAAAAAGATTGATGTACAAAACCTTGAGAAGATTCTTAAAGCTAAGTTAACACCATGAAAAAGCTGTTTTTAACCGTTGTATCGCTGTTTATTTTGGCTGCAGCCAATGCCCAAGATTCTACAGCGTTGAGTAAAGGAATAATGCAAGCCCTGCAAAGCGGCGACATTGAAGACCTGAAAAAGCTAGTCGCCTCACCCGAGGTTTACAAAGCCTTGTATGCCGAAGCAAAAACCCTTACTGATGAACAGATAAAGGAAAAAACCAGCGGCAACGAAAAACTGAAAAGTGATTTTGAATCGTTGCTGGGCAAAGCAAAGGAGAAGAAAATCGACCTTAAACAACTGCACTATGATAGTTTGCATACCGAAAACCCTTGGGGCAGCGATGAAGCTCCATGGGCAATGAGTATTTACATGAGCATCAACAACAAAACAGTTGAGTTGGCAGTTTCTGCCTTGCGTTACAACGGCAATTGGTACTTTATGGAGTTTTTAACCACTACCAACGTTTTCAAAGAGTTTTAGGCAATCTCCATATTATCGATAAGGCGCACAGCACCCACCTGAACGGCGGTTAACGCCACTACTTTTTGACCCGTTTTGTATTCAACCAGCGGGGCAAGGGTTTCACCGTCCGCCAGTTCAAAATATTCAACCTCAGCTCCGGGAATTTTTGCCAGCCTCTCCCCTCCTACTTTTTCAATCTCAACGGCTTCCAGCTTGCTAAGGTGTTCTTTTGCCCACACCAACACCCTGTATATTTCGGCAGCATTCTCTCTTTCCTCATCCGTCAACCTCAAATTCCGTGAGCTCATAGCCAATCCGCTTTCTTCACGCACAGTCGGTACGGCAACTATCTCAACAGGCACATTCAGTTGTTTCACCATCGTTTTCACCACCAACACCTGCTGATAATCCTTTTGCCCAAAGTACGCTTTGTGGGGTGCTACCGCATCAAACAGCTTTTTAACAATAGTTGCTACACCGTTAAAGTGGCCAGGGCGGTGTTCACCCTCCAGTCGTTTATCAATACCCAATAAATCTACGTTTAGCAGGCCCTCGTCTTTTCCGTACATCTCGTCGGCATTGGGATAAAAAAGCACATTGCAGCCGCTCTTTTCAAGCAGCAAAATGTCTTTTTCAATCAGGCGGGGATACTTTTTAAGGTCTTCGGGGTTATTAAACTGCGTAGGGTTAACAAAAATGCTGCATACTGAAACATCATTTTCTTCGTTAGCCTTTCTGATTAATGTAAGATGCCCCTCGTGCAAAGCACCCATGGTAGGAACAAAGCCAATACTGCTGCCTTTTTGCGCGATAGCGGTTAAAAATTTATTGATTTGAGATATTTTAGTAAAGATAATCACGCACTTACAGCTATTAACATCATTTTGTGGAAAATTGGCAATATTGGATTATTTTAAGTAACTTTGCAAACACATTTTTACTGCAATATGGGAAGAAAAAAAGTTCTGTTCGTTTCATCAGAAATGAGCCCTTTTCTGACAAGCACATCATCAGTCTCAGAAATTGCACGCCTGCTTCCACAAGCCATTCAAGAAAAAGACAACGAAATTAGGGTTCTTGTCCCTCGTTTTGGCTTGATTAATGAGCGCCGCAACCGCTTGCACGAGGTAGTACGCCTCTCGGGCATCAACATCACCATCGACGATAACGACAACCCGTTGATTATCAAGGTAGCTTCACTACCCGATGCCAAAATGCAAGTGTATTTTCTAGACAACGAAGAGTACTTTCACCGCAAAGCGCTTTATCATAACGAGGAAAACCAGTTTTTCCCTGATAACGATGAGCGCACCATCTTTTTTTGCAAAGGTGCACTTGAAACCGTTAAAAAATTAGGTTGGGCACCCGACATTATTCACTGCCAAGGCTGGATGACCAGTCTTATCCCTCTTTACCTGAAAACCATTTACAAAAACGAGCCTGTATTTAAAAACTCAAAAGTTATTTACAGCATTTTTGAAAAAGAGTTTCAGGAAAACCTAGGCGAAGATTTCGCCCGCAAAGCTAGCCTTAACAATATTGAACCTGAGCAAATGGCCTGTTATGATAACGGCTCTTGCAACGGCCTATACCTTGGTGCCATTACACACGCGGACGCTGTAGTTAGGGCCGGAGGAAATATTGACCCAGAGGTGGAAAGCACCATTAGTAAGTTGGAGCGCCCCGTGCTAACCCACGACGACGACCAACAATATGCAGACAATTATTTACGTTTCTACGACGAAATATTATCAAGTAACAATTAACACTTGAAAAAAACAGGATTTTATTGGGGGGTGGCGGCGCTCATCTGCGCCACCACCCTTTTTTCGTGCAAAAGCGACGATGAAAAATTAGGGCTTAATACGGGAACCAGCCCAGAGGTAATGGTTATTGATACCTTTACGCTTTTTACGCGCACCTTACCCGAAGATTCATTTGCCACCAGCAATCTTTCGTTGCAAATTTTGGGAGCACTTAACAGCACTGTGTACGGAAAATCTACCGCCGGCATTGCTGTAAACTTCACGCTTCCTTCATCAAGCAACTTTACGTTTCCGGCAGGCAGCACTATCGACTCTGTGTTTATAGTGATGTCTTATTCAGGCGAGGATAATTTTCAAGGTAACCCAAACACCCCCATCACCCTTAATGCTTACGAGGTGAGCGAGGTTTTGAGCCCAGACTCTCAATACTATTCGCGACGAAATATTTCTTATAATCCTGCTCCCATCGGCACACTTTCTACCAAGTTAAATGTTAAAGACAGTGTGAGCATTACTTTTAACGGAACTACAACCAAAGAAGGGCCTCAACTGCGTTTGAAGTTGAACAATGCTTCTTTTGGAACTAAAATTATAAACGGTGCGGCTGCAAACTTTGCTACCAATACCGCTTTTCAAGACTTTATCAGGGGAATACGAGTAGAGGCTGATAACAGCACATTGCCGCAAGACGACGGTGCTGCTGCTTATATGAACCTTACTTCGGGCATCTCGGGCATACGTGTGTACTACAACGATACCCAGCAGGTGTTGTTCCCTATAAATAAAGACAACTCAGCATTTGCCAACTTATTTAACCATAACTTTGCAGGTACTAGTGCCCAAACACAGTTTACCGTGGGCGCTAATTACGACGAGTGTTACTTGCAATCGATGGCAGGAACCCGTGTTTTAATACAAATTCCGGGGCTTGATAATTTTGCAAAAGACAGCAGGTATGCGATTGTTGGAGCAAATTTAACCGTTTCGTCAAATGCGTTAGGAATTGGCGCGGGTTTTGATGCACCAACACGACTGTTGTTACTATTTAGAGACTCAACCGATGAAGTATCGCTGGTAGCAGATGCAATTAGTGAGGCAGATTTGTTTGACGGAAAATACAATAGCGACAGGCAGCAGTACACCTTTAATATCCCTAGACACCTGCAATACGTGGTAAACGAAAACCGCAACCACGGTATAAACTATAACAAGGGTTTTTATTTGAGGATACCTTCAGATAATCCTATTACCGCAGGCCATCTTACACTGGATACCCGCAAGGGTATTGAGAGGGGCATAAAGCTAAGGCTGCATGTAATAAAAGTACGATAAGTGTTAGTAGAATTAAGCAATCATTTGGCAGAAGGCTGCCCAACCGTTGAAGACTTTTTGAAGGCAGAAGGGCTTGCATACCACTTTGCACCCATCCCTTCAAACCCTGTGTATGTTATTGTTTCATACATAAACGATACACAGATACAATACTTGCAAAGCCTTAAAACGGTTTCAAAAATCACCCAAATAGGTACT comes from the Bacteroidota bacterium genome and includes:
- a CDS encoding starch synthase yields the protein MGRKKVLFVSSEMSPFLTSTSSVSEIARLLPQAIQEKDNEIRVLVPRFGLINERRNRLHEVVRLSGINITIDDNDNPLIIKVASLPDAKMQVYFLDNEEYFHRKALYHNEENQFFPDNDERTIFFCKGALETVKKLGWAPDIIHCQGWMTSLIPLYLKTIYKNEPVFKNSKVIYSIFEKEFQENLGEDFARKASLNNIEPEQMACYDNGSCNGLYLGAITHADAVVRAGGNIDPEVESTISKLERPVLTHDDDQQYADNYLRFYDEILSSNN
- a CDS encoding pantoate--beta-alanine ligase encodes the protein MIIFTKISQINKFLTAIAQKGSSIGFVPTMGALHEGHLTLIRKANEENDVSVCSIFVNPTQFNNPEDLKKYPRLIEKDILLLEKSGCNVLFYPNADEMYGKDEGLLNVDLLGIDKRLEGEHRPGHFNGVATIVKKLFDAVAPHKAYFGQKDYQQVLVVKTMVKQLNVPVEIVAVPTVREESGLAMSSRNLRLTDEERENAAEIYRVLVWAKEHLSKLEAVEIEKVGGERLAKIPGAEVEYFELADGETLAPLVEYKTGQKVVALTAVQVGAVRLIDNMEIA
- a CDS encoding DUF4270 domain-containing protein, producing MKKTGFYWGVAALICATTLFSCKSDDEKLGLNTGTSPEVMVIDTFTLFTRTLPEDSFATSNLSLQILGALNSTVYGKSTAGIAVNFTLPSSSNFTFPAGSTIDSVFIVMSYSGEDNFQGNPNTPITLNAYEVSEVLSPDSQYYSRRNISYNPAPIGTLSTKLNVKDSVSITFNGTTTKEGPQLRLKLNNASFGTKIINGAAANFATNTAFQDFIRGIRVEADNSTLPQDDGAAAYMNLTSGISGIRVYYNDTQQVLFPINKDNSAFANLFNHNFAGTSAQTQFTVGANYDECYLQSMAGTRVLIQIPGLDNFAKDSRYAIVGANLTVSSNALGIGAGFDAPTRLLLLFRDSTDEVSLVADAISEADLFDGKYNSDRQQYTFNIPRHLQYVVNENRNHGINYNKGFYLRIPSDNPITAGHLTLDTRKGIERGIKLRLHVIKVR